One part of the Eucalyptus grandis isolate ANBG69807.140 chromosome 10, ASM1654582v1, whole genome shotgun sequence genome encodes these proteins:
- the LOC120289158 gene encoding translation initiation factor IF-2-like — protein sequence MQNSTGGTSAPPLPRLAEPRLGRPRDEDADRVAPRPSPSCLGLPLLLLSTAPATPAPAPRAPASDCGLPPSAPPGSPPAAAPSPALPCGATCEPSNPVSAKPSFSMDVNPSHRVEPWKQKEKQKQRETFSSVR from the coding sequence ATGCAGAACTCCACTGGAGGGACCTCGGCGCCTCCCCTGCCGCGGCTCGCCGAGCCCCGCCTCGGGAGGCCACGAGACGAGGATGCCGACCGCGTGGCTCCTCGGCCGAGTCCGTCCTGCCTCggcctccctctcctcctcctgaGCACAGCTCCAGCGACGCCGGCACCCGCTCCCCGCGCACCCGCTTCAGACTGTGGCCTCCCTCCGTCGGCACCGCCAGGATCTCCTCCTGCCGCCGCGCCGAGCCCCGCGCTCCCCTGTGGCGCGACCTGCGAACCCAGCAACCCTGTCTCGGCGAAGCCTTCGTTTTCCATGGACGTGAATCCTTCACACCGCGTCGAGCCCTGGaagcagaaggagaagcagaagcagcGCGAGACATTCTCGAGCGTTCGTTAA